One window of Phycisphaeraceae bacterium genomic DNA carries:
- a CDS encoding AMP-binding protein, with product MSIHWPIIRHLLRSPRRVAVVDDRRSYRAIEILVAAMNVADEIERRCSTEMVGLMLPTSGAFPIAILGVWIAGKVPVPLNYLLKHEELEYVVGDCAVDTIITAQPMLDHLGLQANTKLACANLVRMEDMALKGVPSPRWPARNAPDDLGVLLYTSGTSGKPKGVMLTHKNISSNISQFKRIINLDANDCLLGVLPQFHSFGLTVLTLAPLMIGCKVVYTARFVPGKILSLIREHKPTIFVAIPSMYGALLNAKNITGDEFDSLRLIVSGGEPLSDFVAETFYEKFGRRINEGYGLTETSPVTHVCLPDSFRRGSVGRPLPEVKQRIVDLDNGRDLPQCCEGEIRLTGPNIMRGYYKLPDETAKAFDNQGWFRTGDIGQINIDGSLSITGRLKEMLIVGGENVFPRTIEQVIDTHPSVAASAVVGKKDDVRGEVPVAFVELAEGVEHDSFDPAQLLSFCRESLAPYMIPREVRVLDALPRNPTGKIMRRELQTLV from the coding sequence ATGTCGATCCACTGGCCCATCATCCGGCATCTGCTCCGCTCGCCTCGCCGCGTCGCGGTGGTGGACGATCGGCGTTCGTACCGCGCGATCGAGATCCTTGTCGCAGCGATGAACGTCGCAGATGAGATCGAACGCAGGTGCTCCACAGAGATGGTCGGGCTGATGCTTCCGACGTCCGGCGCGTTCCCGATCGCGATCCTCGGCGTGTGGATCGCGGGCAAAGTCCCGGTGCCACTGAACTATCTCCTCAAGCACGAGGAACTGGAATACGTCGTCGGTGACTGCGCTGTAGACACGATCATCACAGCCCAGCCGATGCTCGATCACCTTGGGCTGCAAGCGAACACGAAACTCGCCTGTGCGAACCTCGTGCGGATGGAGGACATGGCGCTGAAAGGTGTGCCGTCGCCACGCTGGCCCGCGCGCAACGCGCCCGACGATCTCGGCGTGCTGCTGTACACGTCGGGCACATCGGGCAAGCCCAAAGGCGTAATGCTGACGCACAAAAACATCTCGTCGAATATCTCACAGTTCAAGCGCATCATCAATCTTGATGCCAATGACTGCCTGCTGGGCGTGCTCCCGCAGTTCCACTCGTTCGGGCTGACCGTGCTCACGCTTGCGCCGCTGATGATCGGATGCAAGGTGGTGTACACCGCGCGCTTTGTGCCCGGAAAGATACTGAGCCTGATACGCGAGCACAAACCGACGATCTTTGTTGCGATTCCTTCGATGTACGGCGCGCTGCTGAATGCGAAGAACATCACTGGCGATGAGTTCGACTCGCTCCGGTTGATTGTCTCGGGTGGTGAGCCATTGTCAGACTTTGTTGCCGAGACGTTCTATGAGAAGTTCGGCCGGCGCATCAACGAGGGATACGGATTGACCGAGACAAGCCCGGTCACGCATGTGTGCCTGCCGGACAGTTTCAGACGTGGTTCGGTCGGCAGACCACTCCCCGAAGTAAAGCAGCGCATTGTCGATCTCGATAATGGAAGAGATCTGCCGCAATGCTGCGAAGGTGAGATCAGACTCACCGGCCCAAACATCATGCGCGGGTATTACAAACTGCCCGACGAGACTGCGAAGGCGTTCGACAATCAAGGGTGGTTCCGCACGGGCGACATTGGGCAGATCAATATTGATGGATCACTCTCGATCACGGGCAGGCTCAAAGAGATGCTAATTGTTGGCGGTGAGAACGTGTTTCCGCGCACGATCGAGCAGGTCATCGACACACATCCGTCCGTTGCTGCGTCGGCGGTGGTGGGGAAGAAGGACGACGTGCGCGGTGAGGTGCCAGTTGCGTTCGTCGAGCTTGCCGAGGGTGTCGAGCACGACTCGTTCGATCCGGCGCAACTGCTCTCGTTCTGCCGCGAGAGCTTAGCGCCCTACATGATCCCGCGAGAGGTGCGCGTGCTCGATGCGCTCCCGCGAAACCCGACGGGGAAGATCATGCGACGCGAGCTGCAGACACTCGTATAA